Proteins encoded by one window of Myxococcales bacterium:
- a CDS encoding radical SAM protein: protein MSTVVRHGGAALARPVEQVRRAALEAVRARGHVPTLGLLAERASAVDPFVKYLLETADGERVEAVRIPLERPGRFSVCVSSQVGCALACAFCATGRLGLQRNLDVWEIVEQVRIVRGHLPPGGRVHGVVFQGMGEPLSNAERVLEAIRVLTEPSGLAVDARAITVCTSGLPAGIRRLALEAPKVRLGLSLASARPTVRRSLMPIDAAHALEVAVEAAAFHAETTGLSPLFAVTLLAGKNDTADDARALAALVHAFAARTGRRPRLSIIPYNAIASVDDPFTRSSDAAEDAFRAVLRELGVFTHKRYSGGGDVGAACGQLAGRGDPAGVVDGEPG from the coding sequence ATGTCGACCGTGGTCCGCCACGGCGGCGCCGCGCTCGCGCGGCCGGTCGAGCAGGTGCGTCGCGCCGCGCTCGAGGCGGTCCGTGCGCGAGGCCACGTGCCCACGCTGGGGCTCCTCGCGGAGCGGGCGAGCGCGGTCGATCCGTTCGTGAAGTACCTGCTCGAGACCGCCGACGGTGAGCGCGTCGAGGCCGTGCGCATCCCGCTCGAGCGCCCAGGTCGCTTCTCGGTCTGCGTGAGCTCCCAGGTCGGCTGCGCCCTCGCGTGCGCGTTCTGCGCGACCGGCCGCCTGGGTCTGCAGCGCAACCTCGACGTGTGGGAAATAGTAGAACAAGTACGTATTGTTAGGGGGCATCTGCCGCCGGGCGGGCGCGTCCACGGGGTCGTGTTTCAGGGCATGGGGGAGCCGCTCTCGAACGCCGAGCGCGTGCTCGAGGCGATCCGGGTGCTCACCGAGCCCTCCGGCCTCGCGGTCGACGCTCGCGCGATCACCGTGTGCACGTCGGGGCTCCCGGCGGGGATACGGCGCCTCGCGCTCGAGGCGCCCAAGGTGCGCCTCGGCCTGTCTCTCGCGAGCGCGCGGCCGACGGTGCGCCGGAGCCTCATGCCGATCGACGCCGCCCACGCCCTGGAGGTCGCCGTCGAGGCGGCCGCGTTCCACGCCGAGACCACGGGCCTCTCGCCGCTCTTCGCCGTCACGCTCCTCGCCGGCAAGAACGACACGGCCGACGACGCCCGCGCGCTCGCGGCCCTCGTCCACGCCTTCGCCGCGCGGACGGGCCGGCGCCCGCGCCTCTCGATCATCCCGTACAACGCGATCGCTTCGGTCGACGATCCCTTCACCCGCAGCTCGGACGCCGCGGAGGACGCGTTCCGCGCCGTGCTGCGGGAGCTCGGCGTGTTTACGCACAAGCGCTACAGCGGCGGCGGTGACGTGGGCGCGGCGTGCGGGCAGCTCGCCGGGCGCGGCGACCCCGCGGGCGTGGTGGACGGGGAGCCCGGGTGA
- a CDS encoding PrsW family intramembrane metalloprotease, translating to MVAHRARLPLGCGHRDHGRRGVVVVLRGRHPARARHEREGPAARRDRRDRARPVFEEGFKAIGVALIALMSLLGLKRLDGPLAGAIYGGVVGLGFTLTEDILYVGRQFATEGLGGFVVLLFLRTVLLGLSHCTFTACTGLGFGVAAESKKLWVKVCGPVLGFVAAMGMHAVHNGLPTFLGEGGVLVMLIVSWLIDVAFFGLLWVLVTRDRRIVIRELLGEVGDLLQPTELRLVSSYATLGWRNTVVLFTQGIPTWRKRRDKQLALVELAFIKSRRRRGDTGAKLDASEARLRLLIATANRQGVFISH from the coding sequence GTGGTGGCTCATCGGGCTCGCCTTCCTCTGGGGTGCGGTCATCGCGACCACGGCCGGAGGGGCGTCGTCGTCGTTCTTCGAGGGCGTCATCCAGCGCGGGCTCGGCATGAGCGAGAAGGACCCGCGGCTCGACGCGATCGGCGCGACCGTGCTCGCCCCGTCTTCGAGGAGGGCTTCAAGGCCATCGGCGTAGCGCTCATCGCGCTCATGAGCCTGCTCGGCCTGAAGCGCCTCGACGGTCCGCTCGCCGGGGCCATCTACGGCGGCGTGGTGGGGCTCGGCTTCACCCTCACCGAGGACATCCTCTACGTCGGGCGCCAGTTCGCGACCGAGGGCCTCGGCGGCTTCGTGGTGCTCCTCTTCCTCCGTACCGTACTCCTCGGGCTTTCGCACTGCACCTTCACCGCGTGCACCGGGCTTGGCTTCGGCGTCGCGGCGGAGTCGAAGAAGCTGTGGGTGAAGGTCTGCGGGCCGGTCCTCGGGTTCGTGGCAGCGATGGGAATGCACGCGGTCCACAACGGCCTGCCGACGTTCCTGGGCGAGGGCGGCGTCCTCGTGATGTTGATCGTTTCTTGGCTCATCGATGTCGCCTTCTTTGGGCTGCTCTGGGTGCTCGTGACGCGCGATCGGCGCATCGTGATTCGAGAGCTGCTCGGTGAGGTGGGCGATCTCCTCCAGCCGACGGAGCTCCGGCTCGTGAGCTCGTACGCCACGCTCGGCTGGCGCAACACGGTCGTGTTGTTCACGCAGGGCATCCCGACGTGGCGCAAGCGACGCGACAAGCAGCTCGCGCTGGTCGAGCTCGCGTTCATCAAGAGCCGGCGGCGCCGGGGCGACACGGGGGCCAAGCTCGACGCGAGCGAGGCGCGCCTCCGGCTCCTGATCGCCACGGCCAACCGGCAGGGGGTGTTCATCAGCCACTGA
- a CDS encoding PPC domain-containing protein, whose protein sequence is MRLRSLFVAALLPLSVSALGACAFEGAPEEEETADIESDLAASRVRVIGAIAPGQTLTASYTSAPKYWAYSFTAQKGDVVDFWVRSPSGGDPYAYILGPSFATVKSNGNASSTTKDAHVKATLASAGTYYVAFRDTAFANGTFSVQFTGTGAPPVDAGPGPDAAPVDAAPPAPALPTCTGTPRFPTTGPLNAKSVVRVSYERDCDSFGVCTAWTKRDERGVGASTNFGVTSVDPSRRAKVEISLGSSMSQQGSSTYLCSTTDRNANWSTELGLARTVRATRRWSGRTAATSRAALAVPLKWARGARCTSPSATRACRSPRRPRPALATTAIR, encoded by the coding sequence ATGCGCCTCCGCTCCCTCTTCGTCGCCGCCCTCCTCCCGCTCTCCGTCTCCGCCCTCGGGGCATGCGCGTTCGAGGGAGCGCCGGAGGAAGAGGAGACCGCCGACATCGAGTCCGACCTCGCGGCCTCGCGGGTCCGCGTGATCGGCGCGATCGCGCCCGGCCAGACGCTCACGGCTTCGTACACGTCGGCACCCAAGTACTGGGCGTACTCGTTCACCGCGCAGAAGGGCGACGTCGTCGACTTCTGGGTGCGCTCGCCGAGCGGCGGGGACCCCTACGCGTACATCCTCGGGCCCTCGTTCGCGACGGTGAAGAGCAACGGCAACGCGAGCTCGACGACCAAGGACGCGCACGTGAAGGCGACCCTCGCGAGCGCGGGCACCTACTACGTGGCGTTCCGCGACACGGCCTTCGCCAACGGGACCTTCAGCGTGCAGTTCACAGGGACGGGCGCGCCGCCCGTCGACGCGGGCCCCGGCCCCGACGCGGCGCCCGTCGACGCGGCTCCCCCGGCGCCGGCACTCCCGACCTGCACCGGCACGCCGCGGTTCCCCACCACCGGACCCCTGAACGCCAAGTCGGTCGTGCGGGTCAGCTACGAGCGCGACTGCGACTCGTTCGGCGTCTGTACGGCGTGGACGAAGCGAGACGAGCGGGGCGTGGGCGCGAGCACGAACTTCGGCGTCACGTCGGTCGACCCGTCGCGTCGCGCGAAGGTGGAGATCTCCCTCGGCAGCTCGATGTCGCAGCAGGGCAGCAGCACGTACCTCTGCTCGACCACTGACCGAAACGCGAACTGGTCGACCGAGCTCGGCCTTGCGCGAACGGTCAGGGCGACACGCAGATGGAGTGGGCGGACCGCTGCAACATCGCGGGCGGCTCTGGCGGTCCCTCTGAAGTGGGCCCGCGGCGCCCGGTGCACATCTCCTTCGGCGACTCGTGCATGTCGGTCACCGAGACGCCCGCGCCCGGCGCTCGCGACTACGGCCATCAGATAA
- a CDS encoding glycosyltransferase, with translation MVKLRVLFLNDTSRNGGPGRSLYYILKFLDPAVVHRAVVLPRRGVLSELYEGSAEPVADELFFEDTLVENPVEPWSRAMERSDFDANPLRKGVRFVGNVGRGARAIRRLAALLRRGRYDLLYCNGTNADFFGGAIAKLSGVPALWHVRYTSVPKALAGVHDRLAASMGVRRIVCVSGASAALFPHCPEKVRVVHNALDPDDFGAAAPAPVLRRELGLPEGTIVFGSQGRILPRKGYMELVSASKLALARMTADERERVHVAVIGDTPEDYTPDHLEECRARVRALGLQRHVTFLGFRSDVRPYVADFDVAIVPSVYADPLPRAVIESMAMGKPVAAFDVGGVAEMLRAGETGTLVAGARRPTCRARRRDAPLLPRSGLRDAARTGGPRPYRARLLRAPAGEDHPRRDRARRARVAVARRPTLTLELGARGPVSVGRRSAPAPT, from the coding sequence ATGGTGAAGCTTCGCGTGCTCTTCCTGAACGACACGTCCCGCAACGGCGGGCCGGGTCGCAGCCTCTACTACATCCTGAAGTTCCTCGACCCCGCCGTCGTCCATCGCGCCGTCGTGCTGCCCCGCCGGGGTGTGCTCTCGGAGCTCTACGAGGGTTCGGCCGAGCCGGTAGCAGACGAGCTCTTCTTCGAGGACACGCTGGTGGAGAACCCCGTCGAGCCGTGGTCGCGGGCCATGGAGCGGAGCGACTTCGACGCGAACCCGCTGCGGAAGGGCGTGCGGTTCGTCGGCAACGTCGGTCGCGGCGCGCGCGCGATTCGGCGCCTCGCCGCGCTCCTGCGCCGTGGGCGGTATGATCTGCTCTATTGCAATGGCACGAACGCCGACTTCTTTGGCGGCGCCATCGCGAAGCTCTCCGGCGTGCCCGCGCTCTGGCATGTGCGGTACACCAGCGTGCCGAAGGCGCTCGCCGGGGTCCACGACCGGCTCGCGGCCTCCATGGGCGTGCGCCGCATCGTGTGTGTGTCGGGCGCCTCCGCGGCCCTGTTTCCGCACTGCCCCGAGAAGGTGCGCGTGGTGCACAACGCGCTCGACCCCGACGACTTCGGTGCGGCGGCCCCCGCGCCCGTCCTGCGCCGTGAGCTCGGTCTCCCCGAGGGGACGATCGTCTTCGGGAGCCAGGGGCGCATTCTGCCCCGCAAGGGCTACATGGAGCTCGTCTCGGCGTCGAAGCTCGCGCTCGCGCGCATGACCGCCGACGAGCGCGAGCGGGTGCACGTCGCGGTGATCGGCGACACGCCGGAGGACTACACGCCCGACCACCTCGAGGAGTGCCGCGCTCGCGTTCGCGCCCTCGGGCTCCAGCGCCACGTCACGTTCCTCGGGTTCCGCTCCGACGTGCGCCCGTACGTGGCCGACTTCGACGTGGCCATCGTGCCGAGCGTGTACGCCGACCCGCTGCCCCGCGCCGTCATCGAGTCGATGGCCATGGGCAAGCCCGTCGCCGCGTTCGACGTCGGGGGCGTGGCCGAGATGCTCCGCGCCGGGGAGACTGGCACGCTCGTCGCGGGGGCGCGCCGCCCGACGTGCAGGGCTCGCCGACGCGATGCTCCGCTACTTCCGCGATCCGGGCTCCGCGACGCTGCACGGACGGGCGGGCCGCGCCCGTATCGAGCGCGACTTCTCCGCGCACCGGCAGGCGAAGATCATCCAAGAAGAGATCGAGCGCGCCGCGCGCGGGTAGCCGTCGCGCGGAGGCCCACGCTCACGCTCGAGCTCGGCGCGCGTGGACCGGTCAGCGTCGGGCGGCGTAGCGCTCCAGCGCCGACTTGA
- a CDS encoding SRPBCC family protein has product MHTVDVLQDFPQPISQVFQDFHDHEELGRVLRAPMKHLRDGSGEGGKHGVGSVRRVGPPGPLAFEETVVAYETDKLIEYQVTRGSPIKNHLGRMVFSERPGGGGCRLHYTIQFEAKVEALGPTIQWVLDRSIKSALERYAARR; this is encoded by the coding sequence ATGCACACCGTCGACGTGCTCCAAGACTTCCCGCAGCCCATCTCCCAGGTCTTTCAAGACTTCCACGATCACGAGGAGCTCGGACGTGTCCTCCGCGCCCCGATGAAGCACCTCCGCGACGGCAGCGGAGAGGGCGGCAAGCACGGGGTGGGGTCCGTGCGCCGGGTCGGCCCCCCCGGCCCGCTCGCCTTCGAGGAGACGGTCGTCGCCTACGAGACCGACAAGCTCATCGAGTACCAAGTGACCCGCGGCTCGCCCATCAAGAACCACCTCGGGCGCATGGTGTTCAGCGAACGTCCGGGTGGCGGCGGATGCCGGCTCCATTACACCATCCAGTTCGAGGCGAAGGTCGAGGCGCTCGGCCCGACCATCCAGTGGGTGCTCGACCGCTCCATCAAGTCGGCGCTGGAGCGCTACGCCGCCCGACGCTGA
- a CDS encoding acyltransferase: MGTASPAAKHGGIPHVPALDGLRGAAVLGVLFFHSQGALPGGYLGVDLFFVLSGYLITSLLVAEHARTGAVALGPFWTRRARRLLPAVLALMPGIGLYCALWAKHGELAAIRRDALATLGYVANWRAIFANKSYWDLFAAPSPLEHTWSLAIEEQFYVLWPLVAWVALRRSRRALLTLSLALAAVSVGLMAAWYAPAHTARVYLGTDTRASGMLLGAALACVLTPERRLDGARGRLLDVGSLAGLGVLTIAWARLDGESPWLYRGGFLACELACLALIAAAILRPAGPLARAFSFGPLRAVGNVSYGVYLWHWPVFIVLSPERVHLSTLPLGALRFAVSFAIAALSLRFLEKPIRTRGLTFGSARAIVPAAFAASFLSVAIPTWTRRPAPPPPRPPVIAGAPYASKYSVSMQTLPPAAELAPGALRVLTLGDSVASFLGIALRHRQDDARAFAAERGVGSCTLFATGAHVIAGRAVVESSCSSSWVADVERLRPDVTLIIMGGAFLTQGVCDGAFGAAYEARLGTLVDAMGPRAGQVVIALVPTPVGRWRHSDVPERVVCLNAALARFAVRRGLPTLDLMSHVCPTKECTLRSQGELVRPDGLHFDGVGAEETAAWTWTELFRLTAAAARDAGPRPR; this comes from the coding sequence GTGGGAACGGCCAGCCCTGCCGCGAAGCACGGGGGCATCCCCCACGTCCCGGCGCTCGACGGCCTCCGCGGGGCGGCCGTGCTCGGGGTTCTGTTCTTCCACTCGCAGGGCGCGCTTCCCGGGGGTTACCTCGGGGTCGATCTGTTCTTCGTGCTCTCCGGGTACCTCATCACGAGCCTGCTCGTGGCCGAGCACGCGCGCACCGGGGCCGTCGCGCTCGGGCCCTTCTGGACGCGGCGGGCGAGGCGGCTCTTGCCCGCCGTGCTCGCGCTCATGCCCGGGATCGGCCTCTACTGCGCGCTCTGGGCCAAGCACGGCGAGCTCGCCGCGATCCGTCGCGACGCGCTCGCGACGCTGGGCTACGTCGCGAACTGGCGCGCGATCTTCGCGAACAAGAGCTACTGGGACCTGTTCGCGGCGCCCTCCCCGCTCGAGCACACCTGGAGCCTCGCGATCGAGGAGCAGTTCTACGTGTTGTGGCCGCTCGTGGCCTGGGTGGCGCTCCGGCGGTCGCGGCGCGCTCTGCTCACGCTGTCGCTCGCGCTCGCCGCGGTCTCGGTGGGGCTCATGGCGGCGTGGTACGCGCCCGCGCATACGGCGCGCGTTTACCTCGGCACCGACACCCGCGCGTCGGGCATGCTGCTCGGCGCGGCGCTCGCGTGCGTCCTCACCCCGGAGCGCCGGCTCGACGGCGCCCGTGGTCGCCTCCTCGATGTCGGGAGCCTGGCCGGGCTCGGCGTGCTCACGATCGCGTGGGCCCGCCTCGACGGTGAGAGCCCGTGGCTCTACCGGGGCGGCTTCCTGGCGTGCGAGCTCGCGTGCCTCGCGCTCATCGCGGCGGCCATCCTCCGCCCCGCGGGGCCGCTCGCCCGCGCCTTCTCGTTCGGTCCGCTGCGCGCGGTCGGCAACGTGAGCTACGGAGTGTACCTGTGGCACTGGCCGGTCTTCATCGTGCTCTCGCCCGAGCGCGTGCACCTGTCCACCCTCCCCCTCGGCGCGCTCCGCTTCGCGGTCTCGTTCGCCATCGCGGCGCTGTCGCTCCGCTTTCTCGAGAAGCCCATTCGCACTCGAGGCCTCACCTTCGGCAGCGCACGCGCGATCGTGCCCGCCGCGTTCGCCGCCTCCTTCCTGTCGGTCGCGATCCCCACGTGGACGCGGAGACCGGCTCCCCCTCCGCCGCGGCCGCCCGTGATCGCCGGCGCTCCGTATGCGAGCAAATACTCAGTTTCGATGCAGACGCTCCCGCCCGCGGCGGAGCTCGCGCCCGGGGCGCTCCGCGTCCTCACGCTCGGCGACTCGGTCGCGTCGTTCCTCGGGATAGCCCTCCGCCACCGCCAGGACGACGCTCGCGCGTTCGCCGCCGAGCGAGGCGTGGGGTCGTGCACGCTCTTCGCGACCGGCGCCCACGTCATCGCGGGGCGCGCGGTCGTCGAGTCGAGCTGCTCGTCGAGCTGGGTGGCCGACGTCGAGCGCCTGCGACCCGACGTCACGCTCATCATCATGGGCGGCGCGTTCCTCACGCAGGGCGTGTGCGATGGCGCGTTTGGAGCCGCCTACGAGGCGCGCCTCGGCACCCTCGTCGACGCCATGGGCCCCCGGGCGGGCCAGGTCGTCATCGCGCTCGTGCCGACCCCCGTGGGGCGATGGCGGCACAGCGACGTGCCCGAACGGGTGGTGTGCCTGAACGCGGCGCTCGCACGCTTCGCCGTGAGGCGCGGCCTGCCCACCCTCGACCTCATGAGCCACGTGTGCCCGACCAAGGAGTGCACGCTGCGGAGCCAAGGCGAGCTGGTGCGGCCCGACGGCCTCCATTTCGACGGCGTGGGCGCCGAGGAGACGGCCGCGTGGACGTGGACTGAGCTCTTCCGACTCACGGCCGCCGCCGCCCGCGACGCCGGACCTCGCCCCCGGTGA
- a CDS encoding alpha/beta fold hydrolase, protein MSVLSRLTRSTRNALELVRLGKLGPEYSAPYDVVDEGAHHKLRRYATRSSGRGTPLAGEGSSGPSVLLVPPLMVASEIYDIEAELSAVAALGRAGITPYLVDFGAPERSADGLLRNLTDHVKAVARSIERVRELEGRDTHVVGYSQGGMFAYQAVAYVRSRGVRSIVTFGSPVDIHKNLPAQVRGDAMAAFAQFIEPALTGIVDRIGALPGKLTSTGFKVLSTKKEIQQRFEFLAKLHDRHALVRREARRRFLGGEGFVAWPGPALRDFVDEFIVHNRMISGGFLIDGRTVTLADIVCPILCFVGTNDEIARAEAVRAIVKAAPEASVTFVSIEAGHFGLVVGSRAMLVSWPTVAEWVAHREGVGPAPRAIAAKTEPALREGGMDAELDLLAAALSKTAKRLWRRIGDASSSAADALDGVRYQEPQLRALEDVRPDTVTNPSKWLAAAAKASPQGTFFLFRDRAFTYEQADARVTHVVKGLYHSGVRPGDRVLVVMESRPSYLSLATALIRLGAVPVLAPPDASPVEMGRAAARTDCRYFAADPRNLPVVLKAAGASSVLVLGATERGAPRAFDPRAVDMEAIDPAAVTLPADLRLDAGRALDLGAILLRPADSGELRAAPVTFHRWALSAHGAAAACTLKPADTVYSCIPLHHPAAILVAVGAALVAGARLALGAPFSSETFFSEVRRYGATVIFYAGEMLRPLVHTPPKRGDRTLPVRMVAGSGMRPDLWEKLEERFNVGVLEFYASTTQRAVLANASGEKLGAVGRPLPGSAELAVVKVDLATGELLRDVDGHLVRALSGEPGLLAMRQPAEEHGDEANVVRAAFGNEPWVVSSDVVREDSAGDVWFVDSRAGFVATHGGAVSLRSVEDALYALPEIELACAFAAEGAGAQRVVHAAFVSSAELGGARLDAAMSRLPAHARPRVIAHVPRMPLTDGYRPKRRTVAFEASVAQVLYRLGSAGYELAPEPAVPLESTVSLEG, encoded by the coding sequence ATGTCGGTCCTCTCACGCCTCACTCGGTCGACCCGCAACGCGCTCGAGCTCGTTCGGCTCGGCAAGCTCGGGCCCGAGTACAGCGCGCCGTACGACGTCGTCGACGAGGGGGCCCACCACAAGCTCCGACGCTACGCGACGCGCTCGAGCGGCCGCGGGACCCCGCTCGCGGGCGAGGGCTCGTCGGGGCCCTCCGTGCTGCTCGTTCCGCCGCTCATGGTCGCCTCGGAGATCTACGACATCGAGGCCGAGCTCTCGGCCGTGGCGGCCCTGGGACGGGCGGGCATCACGCCGTACCTCGTCGACTTCGGCGCACCCGAGCGCAGCGCAGACGGGCTGCTCCGCAACCTCACCGATCACGTGAAGGCCGTCGCGCGGAGCATCGAGCGCGTGCGCGAGCTCGAGGGACGCGACACGCACGTCGTGGGCTATTCGCAGGGCGGCATGTTCGCGTACCAGGCGGTCGCCTACGTCCGCTCCCGCGGCGTCAGGAGCATCGTCACGTTCGGCAGCCCCGTCGACATCCACAAGAACCTGCCCGCGCAGGTGCGGGGCGACGCGATGGCCGCCTTCGCGCAGTTCATCGAGCCCGCGCTCACGGGCATCGTCGACCGCATCGGCGCGCTGCCCGGCAAGCTCACGAGCACGGGCTTCAAGGTCCTCTCCACGAAGAAGGAGATCCAGCAACGCTTCGAGTTCCTCGCCAAGCTCCACGACCGGCACGCGCTCGTTCGACGCGAGGCCCGCCGTCGCTTTCTGGGCGGCGAGGGCTTCGTCGCGTGGCCGGGGCCGGCGCTCCGTGACTTCGTCGACGAGTTCATCGTCCACAACCGGATGATCTCCGGGGGCTTCCTCATCGACGGCCGCACCGTCACGCTGGCCGACATCGTGTGCCCGATCCTCTGCTTCGTGGGCACGAACGACGAGATCGCGCGCGCAGAGGCCGTCCGCGCCATCGTGAAGGCGGCGCCGGAGGCGAGCGTCACGTTCGTGTCGATCGAGGCGGGGCACTTCGGCCTCGTGGTCGGCTCGCGGGCCATGTTGGTCTCGTGGCCCACGGTGGCCGAGTGGGTCGCGCACCGCGAGGGTGTGGGGCCGGCGCCGCGGGCCATCGCCGCGAAGACCGAGCCGGCCCTGCGCGAAGGCGGGATGGACGCCGAGCTCGACCTGCTCGCCGCGGCCCTGTCAAAGACCGCGAAGCGCCTGTGGCGCCGCATCGGCGACGCCTCGTCCTCCGCGGCGGACGCGCTCGACGGGGTGCGCTACCAGGAGCCTCAGCTGCGCGCGCTCGAGGACGTGCGCCCCGACACGGTGACGAACCCGTCGAAGTGGCTCGCTGCGGCGGCGAAGGCGAGCCCGCAGGGCACCTTCTTCCTCTTCCGCGATCGCGCGTTCACCTACGAGCAGGCCGACGCGCGGGTCACCCATGTGGTCAAGGGTCTTTACCACTCGGGCGTGCGCCCAGGCGACCGCGTGCTCGTCGTGATGGAGTCGCGCCCGAGCTACCTGTCGCTGGCGACGGCGCTCATCCGGCTCGGGGCGGTGCCCGTGCTCGCGCCGCCCGACGCCTCGCCCGTGGAGATGGGCCGCGCCGCAGCCCGCACGGACTGCCGCTACTTCGCGGCCGACCCTCGGAACCTGCCCGTCGTCCTGAAGGCCGCAGGAGCGTCGTCGGTGCTCGTGCTCGGCGCGACCGAGCGAGGCGCCCCCCGCGCGTTCGATCCGCGCGCGGTCGACATGGAGGCCATCGACCCGGCCGCGGTGACGCTCCCCGCCGACCTGCGCCTCGACGCGGGCCGCGCGCTCGACCTGGGCGCCATCCTGCTCCGCCCCGCGGACAGCGGCGAGCTGCGGGCCGCCCCGGTGACGTTCCACAGGTGGGCCCTCTCCGCGCATGGGGCCGCCGCGGCCTGCACGCTCAAGCCGGCCGATACCGTGTACTCGTGCATCCCGCTGCACCACCCGGCCGCGATCCTGGTCGCGGTGGGCGCCGCGCTCGTCGCGGGCGCGAGGCTCGCGCTCGGCGCGCCGTTCTCCTCGGAGACCTTCTTCTCCGAGGTGCGTCGCTACGGCGCGACGGTCATCTTCTATGCGGGCGAGATGCTGCGACCGCTGGTGCACACTCCGCCGAAGCGGGGCGATCGCACGCTGCCCGTCCGCATGGTCGCCGGCAGCGGCATGCGCCCCGACCTGTGGGAGAAGCTAGAGGAGCGCTTCAACGTCGGCGTCCTCGAGTTTTACGCCTCCACCACGCAGCGCGCGGTGCTCGCCAACGCGTCTGGCGAGAAGCTCGGCGCGGTCGGTCGGCCGCTGCCTGGGAGCGCCGAGCTCGCGGTCGTGAAGGTCGACCTCGCGACCGGCGAGCTGCTCCGCGACGTCGACGGTCACCTCGTGCGCGCGCTGTCCGGGGAGCCCGGCCTGCTCGCGATGCGGCAGCCCGCCGAGGAGCACGGGGACGAGGCGAACGTCGTCCGCGCGGCGTTCGGCAACGAGCCGTGGGTCGTCAGCTCCGACGTGGTCCGCGAGGACAGCGCCGGCGACGTGTGGTTCGTCGACTCGCGCGCCGGCTTCGTGGCGACCCACGGCGGGGCCGTGTCGCTGCGCTCCGTGGAGGACGCGCTCTACGCGCTGCCCGAGATCGAGCTGGCGTGCGCGTTCGCGGCCGAGGGTGCCGGCGCGCAGCGTGTGGTGCATGCCGCGTTCGTTTCGTCGGCCGAGCTCGGCGGCGCGCGCCTCGACGCGGCGATGTCACGTCTCCCCGCACACGCGCGGCCGCGGGTCATCGCGCACGTGCCGCGGATGCCCCTCACGGACGGCTACCGACCGAAGCGGCGCACGGTGGCCTTCGAGGCCTCCGTGGCGCAGGTGCTCTACCGCCTCGGCTCCGCAGGGTACGAGCTCGCGCCCGAGCCCGCCGTGCCGCTCGAGTCGACGGTGTCGCTCGAGGGGTGA